The proteins below are encoded in one region of Amycolatopsis magusensis:
- a CDS encoding RDD family protein, producing MSELVTGDAVVLRLRVAAVPTRCLAFLLDVLLQAAVLFGLLLVAGLALATTLDEALFLTVSLVLVVLTLVGYPVAMESLSGGRTLGKMALGLRVVRDDGGPIRFRHALTRGLAGFFVDFWALGLAGAVALVVAFLSGRGKRVGDYLAGTVVISERTPAAITPVIVMPPGLEHWAAHLDLAHLPDDAALQARQYLGRWSEFSEDARSQLGFQISREIADAIGTPVPPGMPYWTYLSAVLAERRRRDHAQAWAQQPPGPTPPPPGPPPGAQPFAPPS from the coding sequence ATGTCCGAACTGGTCACCGGGGACGCCGTGGTGCTGCGGCTGCGCGTCGCCGCCGTGCCCACCCGCTGCCTGGCCTTCCTGCTCGATGTCCTGCTGCAGGCGGCGGTGTTGTTCGGGCTGCTGCTGGTCGCCGGGCTGGCGCTGGCCACCACGCTCGACGAGGCGCTGTTCCTCACTGTCTCGCTGGTGCTGGTCGTGCTCACCCTGGTCGGCTACCCGGTGGCGATGGAAAGCCTGTCGGGCGGCCGCACCCTCGGCAAGATGGCGCTGGGCCTGCGCGTGGTCCGCGACGACGGCGGCCCGATCCGGTTCCGCCACGCGCTCACCCGCGGCCTGGCCGGGTTCTTCGTCGACTTCTGGGCGCTCGGCCTGGCCGGCGCGGTCGCGCTGGTGGTCGCCTTCCTCTCCGGCCGCGGCAAGCGGGTCGGCGACTACCTGGCGGGCACCGTGGTGATCTCCGAGCGCACCCCGGCCGCGATCACGCCGGTGATCGTGATGCCGCCCGGCCTGGAGCACTGGGCCGCGCACCTGGACCTCGCGCACCTGCCGGACGACGCCGCGCTGCAGGCACGCCAGTACCTCGGCCGCTGGAGCGAGTTCAGCGAGGACGCCCGGTCGCAGCTCGGCTTCCAGATCTCGCGGGAGATCGCCGACGCCATCGGGACGCCGGTGCCGCCGGGCATGCCGTACTGGACCTATTTGTCCGCCGTGCTCGCGGAACGACGACGCCGTGATCACGCCCAGGCGTGGGCCCAGCAGCCGCCCGGTCCCACGCCACCGCCGCCCGGGCCGCCGCCCGGTGCGCAACCCTTCGCCCCGCCGAGCTGA
- a CDS encoding M16 family metallopeptidase produces MAVPELHRFKLDNGLRVVLAPDPTAPVVGVSVHYDVGFRSEPEGRTGFAHLFEHLMFQGSESLEKLAHFRHVQSSGGTFNGSTHPDYTDYYEVLPAAALERALFLEADRMRAPKLTQENLANQIDVVKEEIRLNVLNRPYGGFPWILLPPVLYSTFANAHNGYGDFVDLEQATLDDCAAFFDTFYAPANAVLTVAGDFEVDRARELVERHFGDVPFRPAPPRRSFAEPRPTEELRGHHTDPHAPLPALAVGYRMPDPVGELDAYLANLVLAGILTDGDGSRLQQRLVHRDAIVTDIGAGAGLFGPFEARDPDTFSITAIHAPDVTGDRVLKAIDEEIDLLAATPPDARELARVTSRWVAGMHSEHDRMVSRTLALGAFELLYGDASLVHGLADRFAAVTADDVAAAAKALRPDSRAVLVVQPEQGGSK; encoded by the coding sequence ATGGCCGTACCCGAGCTACACAGGTTCAAGTTGGACAACGGGCTGCGCGTGGTGCTCGCGCCGGACCCGACCGCACCGGTGGTCGGTGTCAGCGTGCACTACGACGTGGGCTTCCGCTCCGAGCCCGAGGGACGCACCGGGTTCGCGCACCTGTTCGAGCATCTGATGTTCCAGGGCAGCGAGAGCCTCGAGAAGCTCGCCCACTTCCGGCACGTGCAGTCCAGCGGCGGCACCTTCAACGGGTCCACGCACCCGGACTACACCGACTACTACGAGGTGCTGCCGGCCGCGGCGCTCGAGCGGGCGCTGTTCCTCGAAGCCGACCGCATGCGCGCGCCGAAGCTGACGCAGGAGAACCTGGCGAACCAGATCGACGTGGTGAAGGAGGAGATCCGCCTCAACGTGCTGAACCGGCCGTACGGCGGGTTCCCCTGGATCCTGCTGCCGCCGGTGCTGTACTCCACCTTCGCCAACGCGCACAACGGCTACGGCGACTTCGTCGACCTCGAGCAGGCCACGCTCGACGACTGCGCAGCCTTCTTCGACACCTTCTACGCCCCGGCCAACGCGGTGCTCACCGTGGCCGGTGACTTCGAGGTCGACCGGGCCCGCGAGCTGGTCGAGCGCCACTTCGGCGACGTGCCGTTCCGCCCGGCCCCGCCGCGCCGCTCGTTCGCCGAGCCGCGGCCCACCGAGGAGCTGCGCGGGCACCACACCGACCCGCACGCCCCGCTGCCCGCGCTGGCCGTCGGCTACCGCATGCCCGACCCGGTCGGTGAGCTGGACGCCTACCTGGCGAACCTGGTGCTCGCCGGGATCCTGACCGACGGCGACGGCTCGCGGCTGCAGCAGCGGCTGGTCCACCGCGACGCCATCGTCACCGACATCGGCGCCGGCGCCGGGCTGTTCGGCCCGTTCGAGGCCCGTGACCCGGACACCTTCTCGATCACCGCGATCCACGCCCCGGACGTCACCGGCGACCGCGTGCTCAAGGCCATCGACGAGGAGATCGACCTGCTGGCGGCCACCCCGCCGGACGCGCGCGAACTGGCCAGGGTGACCTCGCGCTGGGTCGCGGGCATGCACTCCGAGCACGACCGGATGGTCTCGCGCACGCTCGCGCTGGGCGCCTTCGAACTGCTCTACGGCGACGCGAGCCTGGTGCACGGCCTGGCCGACCGGTTCGCCGCGGTCACCGCGGACGACGTCGCCGCCGCGGCCAAGGCGCTGCGCCCCGATTCACGTGCGGTGCTGGTCGTCCAGCCCGAGCAGGGAGGAAGCAAGTGA
- a CDS encoding M16 family metallopeptidase — MTAVERTDHRSAEEIGRTERGPRPVPPLGEQRAAADLSHVDTKLANGLRVLAVRKDTVPLVELRLSIPFAGTDPLHPATAEVLAETIITGTARRDRVAIDTELALIGGELSTVVDPERLAVSASALASGLPTLLDVLADLLTEASYADAEVARESARLIERLAIARTQPRTIAREALQRRRYGNHPATFEVPQAEDVAKVDPAGVRQLHADSVLPKNSTMVIVGDIDPEQVVADLERALSGWASDKAATVLPDLPELTGGDVLLVPRPGAVQSQLRLSAQALRRTDPRYAHLQLANLAYGGYFSSRLVENIREDKGYTYSAHSGFEFTGNSATLLVDADTATDVTAAALLETRYELARLGLVPPTADEVESVRQYAIGSLGISTSSQTGLAGQLSALAQAGLGFEWLAGHPERLAAVTAEEVAEAALDFFAPNRFTGVVVGDAETIGRRLQSLGGVTIGEV; from the coding sequence GTGACCGCCGTCGAGCGCACGGACCACCGCAGTGCCGAGGAGATCGGCCGCACCGAGCGCGGCCCGCGCCCGGTGCCCCCGCTCGGCGAGCAGCGCGCCGCCGCCGATTTGTCCCATGTGGACACCAAGCTGGCGAACGGGCTGCGCGTGCTGGCCGTGCGCAAGGACACCGTGCCGCTGGTCGAGCTCCGGCTGAGCATTCCCTTCGCCGGTACCGATCCGCTGCACCCGGCCACCGCCGAGGTGCTGGCCGAGACCATCATCACCGGCACCGCCCGCCGCGACCGGGTGGCCATCGACACCGAGCTCGCGCTGATCGGCGGCGAGCTGAGCACCGTGGTCGACCCGGAGCGGCTGGCGGTCAGCGCCAGTGCGCTGGCCAGCGGGCTGCCCACGCTGCTCGACGTGCTCGCGGACCTGCTCACCGAGGCGTCCTACGCCGACGCCGAGGTGGCCAGGGAGTCGGCCCGGCTGATCGAGCGGCTGGCCATCGCCCGCACGCAGCCGCGCACGATCGCCCGCGAAGCCCTGCAGCGCAGGCGGTACGGCAACCACCCGGCCACCTTCGAGGTGCCGCAGGCCGAGGACGTGGCCAAGGTGGACCCGGCCGGTGTGCGTCAGTTGCACGCCGATTCGGTGCTGCCGAAGAACTCCACCATGGTGATCGTCGGGGACATCGACCCGGAGCAGGTCGTCGCCGACCTGGAGCGCGCGCTGAGCGGCTGGGCCTCGGACAAGGCGGCCACCGTGCTGCCGGACCTGCCCGAGCTGACCGGCGGTGACGTGCTGCTGGTGCCGCGGCCGGGCGCGGTGCAGTCGCAGCTGCGGCTGTCCGCGCAGGCGCTGCGCCGCACCGACCCGCGGTACGCGCACCTGCAGCTGGCGAACCTGGCCTACGGCGGGTACTTCTCCTCGCGCCTGGTGGAGAACATCCGCGAGGACAAGGGGTACACCTACAGCGCGCACTCCGGTTTCGAGTTCACCGGCAACTCCGCCACGCTGCTCGTCGACGCGGACACCGCCACCGACGTGACCGCCGCGGCCCTGCTGGAGACCCGGTACGAGCTGGCCAGGCTCGGGCTGGTGCCGCCGACCGCCGACGAGGTGGAATCGGTGCGCCAGTACGCGATCGGCTCGCTCGGCATCTCCACCTCCTCGCAGACCGGGCTGGCCGGGCAGCTCTCCGCGCTGGCGCAGGCCGGGCTCGGCTTCGAGTGGCTGGCCGGGCACCCGGAGCGGCTGGCCGCGGTCACCGCGGAGGAGGTCGCCGAGGCGGCGCTGGACTTCTTCGCCCCCAACCGGTTCACCGGGGTGGTCGTCGGTGACGCCGAGACCATCGGCCGCAGGCTCCAGTCGCTCGGCGGGGTCACGATCGGAGAGGTATGA
- a CDS encoding DUF2207 domain-containing protein, with the protein MFKHVGAVAAAIAFVLGGGAAAGAQEQPESQEDSGVTVGVEVKVEPDGLLSVVETVTVPSGQEATRHAPLRLLVGEDTERVFSVRDVTTDGAGAAEVAGDEFVIRAPEGKTTVQYTVDGAVAELRDQQEIRWRLAGGWDTELAEVTGSFAAPVPEASSIRCLAGGSGRQCESAETADGGVIKIEQSGLEAGDPVDLAVGLPSATVPANARFADTATLANAFVLTTTAVFGFTLAGLGILLWCGFLFWSRRRDASVPDAPAEPAKILVHENDRVFFASPDGVLPGQVGTIVDGKADVVDVTATVVDLAVRNYLLIAPVRDADGITDWRISRRNDPDESLHPYERAVFQAVLPSGADTSLLSELRTGRGIDLKPFDEAMYTDVVARGWFSRSPGPGRGFAGLAGVVLALLGFLLTVVLALSEGDALLGLALIVFGLAISAGAGLLPRRTARGRAVAGQIRGLIGYLQSVPADEIPDADRELVFSRSLPYAVVLGETERWLNTFADLDPEADGAAGLYWFGGLEGERDLKRLGTHLPALLTALDGVLAEAGHLRSLR; encoded by the coding sequence GTGTTCAAGCATGTGGGGGCCGTCGCCGCCGCGATCGCGTTCGTGCTGGGCGGCGGCGCGGCCGCCGGGGCCCAGGAGCAGCCGGAAAGCCAAGAGGACTCCGGCGTGACCGTCGGGGTCGAGGTGAAGGTCGAGCCGGACGGCCTGCTGTCGGTGGTCGAGACGGTGACCGTCCCGAGTGGACAGGAAGCTACCCGGCACGCGCCGTTGCGCCTGCTCGTCGGTGAGGACACCGAGCGGGTGTTCTCCGTCCGCGACGTCACCACCGATGGGGCCGGGGCCGCCGAGGTGGCCGGGGACGAGTTCGTCATCCGCGCCCCGGAGGGCAAGACCACCGTCCAGTACACAGTGGACGGAGCGGTGGCCGAGCTGCGCGACCAGCAGGAGATCCGCTGGCGGCTGGCCGGTGGCTGGGACACCGAGCTGGCCGAGGTCACCGGGTCCTTCGCCGCGCCGGTGCCGGAGGCGTCCTCGATCCGCTGCCTGGCCGGTGGGTCCGGCCGCCAGTGCGAGTCGGCCGAGACCGCCGACGGCGGCGTGATCAAGATCGAGCAAAGTGGACTGGAGGCGGGTGACCCGGTCGATCTGGCGGTCGGCCTGCCCTCGGCCACCGTGCCCGCGAACGCCCGGTTCGCCGACACGGCCACCCTGGCGAACGCCTTCGTGCTGACCACCACCGCGGTCTTCGGCTTCACCCTCGCCGGGCTGGGGATCCTGCTGTGGTGCGGATTCCTGTTCTGGAGCCGCCGCCGGGACGCGAGCGTCCCCGACGCGCCGGCCGAGCCGGCCAAGATCCTGGTGCACGAGAACGACCGCGTGTTCTTCGCCTCGCCGGACGGGGTGCTGCCCGGTCAGGTCGGCACCATCGTCGACGGCAAGGCGGACGTGGTCGACGTGACCGCCACCGTGGTCGACCTCGCCGTGCGCAACTACCTGCTGATCGCCCCGGTGCGCGATGCCGACGGCATCACCGACTGGCGCATCTCCCGCCGCAACGACCCCGACGAGAGCCTGCACCCCTACGAGCGCGCGGTGTTCCAGGCCGTGCTGCCCTCGGGTGCGGACACCTCGCTGCTGTCCGAACTGCGGACCGGGCGCGGCATCGACCTCAAGCCGTTCGACGAGGCGATGTACACCGACGTGGTCGCACGCGGCTGGTTCTCCCGCAGCCCCGGCCCCGGCCGCGGCTTCGCCGGACTGGCCGGTGTGGTGCTGGCGCTGCTCGGTTTCCTGCTCACCGTGGTGCTCGCACTGTCCGAAGGGGACGCACTGCTCGGGCTCGCGCTGATCGTGTTCGGCCTGGCGATCAGCGCCGGGGCCGGGCTGCTGCCCAGGCGCACCGCCCGCGGGCGCGCGGTCGCCGGGCAGATCCGCGGCCTCATCGGCTACCTGCAGAGCGTCCCGGCCGACGAGATCCCCGACGCCGACCGCGAACTGGTGTTCTCGCGCTCGCTGCCCTACGCCGTGGTCCTCGGGGAGACCGAACGCTGGCTCAACACCTTCGCCGACCTCGATCCGGAGGCAGACGGCGCGGCCGGGCTGTACTGGTTCGGCGGCCTCGAAGGGGAACGCGACCTCAAGCGGCTCGGCACGCACCTGCCCGCACTCCTGACCGCGCTGGACGGCGTGCTCGCCGAGGCAGGGCACCTCCGGTCGCTGCGTTGA
- a CDS encoding stage II sporulation protein M — protein sequence MDVDVFVATHRPAWDRLEELTKRSRRLTGAEADELVLLYQRTATHLSTLRAKAPDPALIEHLSALVIRARSAVTGTHSPAWREFGLFFTRRFPAAVYRSWHWWVPVMVVSLLASAAVSAWIAMNPDVQASVAAPEEVRQLTAPGGDFESYYSSDPAASFAARVWTNNAWVAAGCLLLGVLFGLPVLYILATNVLNVGTSGGLMAAAGRLDIFLGLITPHGLLELTAVFVAAGTGLKLGWTVIDPGRRTRAAALAEEGRTVVLMALGLACVLLVTGVIEAFVTPSGLPTWSRVGIGVVAELVFFAYVFLVGRRAALAGETGDLDTRLSADTAPTSA from the coding sequence TTGGACGTCGACGTCTTTGTCGCCACGCACCGGCCCGCGTGGGACCGGCTCGAGGAGCTGACCAAGCGCAGCCGCAGGCTGACCGGTGCCGAAGCCGACGAACTGGTGCTGCTCTACCAGCGCACGGCCACGCACCTGTCCACGCTCCGCGCGAAAGCCCCGGACCCGGCGCTCATCGAGCACCTGTCCGCGCTGGTGATCCGCGCGCGCTCGGCGGTCACCGGCACGCACAGCCCCGCGTGGCGGGAGTTCGGCCTGTTCTTCACGCGCCGCTTCCCGGCGGCGGTCTACCGGAGCTGGCACTGGTGGGTGCCGGTGATGGTGGTCTCACTGCTGGCTTCGGCCGCGGTTTCGGCGTGGATCGCGATGAACCCGGACGTGCAGGCGAGCGTGGCCGCGCCGGAGGAGGTCCGGCAGCTGACCGCGCCCGGCGGTGACTTCGAGTCGTACTACTCCAGCGACCCGGCGGCTTCGTTCGCCGCGCGGGTGTGGACGAACAACGCGTGGGTGGCGGCGGGCTGCCTGCTGCTCGGGGTGCTGTTCGGCTTGCCGGTGCTGTACATCCTGGCGACCAACGTGCTCAACGTCGGCACGTCGGGCGGCTTGATGGCCGCGGCCGGGCGGCTCGACATCTTCCTCGGCCTGATCACCCCGCACGGCCTGCTGGAGCTGACCGCGGTCTTCGTCGCCGCGGGCACGGGCCTGAAACTCGGCTGGACGGTGATCGACCCCGGCCGCCGCACACGAGCCGCCGCCCTCGCCGAAGAGGGCCGGACCGTGGTGCTGATGGCGCTGGGACTGGCGTGCGTACTGCTGGTCACCGGGGTCATCGAAGCCTTCGTGACGCCTTCGGGCCTGCCGACTTGGTCGCGGGTGGGGATCGGGGTGGTCGCCGAACTCGTGTTCTTCGCCTACGTCTTCCTCGTGGGCAGGCGAGCCGCGCTGGCCGGGGAAACCGGGGACCTGGACACCCGCCTCAGCGCCGACACCGCCCCCACCTCCGCCTGA
- a CDS encoding DUF2207 domain-containing protein, producing the protein MIALVAATLLAVTPPLPTLPQSAEIELRVERDGALTVTEAISATEPMTRELPLRQPIGGDQDRVLTVRDVVVEGDGHAELTAEAFTVELSGTAVVRYTVDGAITASPVGPQVSWPLAQGWNTELKFVRASLAAPKIPEAVRCVAGPKPCLAAQIDHVGLTRFSHRNLAPGQRMMVTVELPPGSVPANERLVPSATLGGAFLLTAPVAWAWVALGFVVLCWAGVIVFLRRWWPSRASDGHPPGYAGTLADGRVDAMDAALTVADLRDRGHLTATDRTLTRSESDEPLREFEQVVLDQVFASREHERREAASLRAVVGRRVGEHVRIGEVRIYLAELDRFVRADLRRDGLLRTPRLRRAGVRIIFYGLFLTALLALTVGYAQLGVVLSVAGAALALGAAALPARTVKGTAAVRGLAERYRPGAADELVSALAGRSHRDRANP; encoded by the coding sequence TTGATCGCGCTCGTCGCCGCGACGCTGCTCGCGGTCACCCCTCCGTTGCCGACGCTGCCGCAGAGCGCGGAGATCGAGCTGCGGGTCGAGCGCGACGGCGCGCTCACCGTCACCGAGGCGATCTCCGCGACCGAGCCGATGACGCGTGAGCTGCCGCTGCGCCAGCCGATCGGCGGCGACCAGGACCGGGTGCTGACCGTCCGGGACGTGGTCGTCGAGGGCGACGGGCACGCCGAGCTGACCGCCGAGGCGTTCACCGTGGAGCTGTCCGGCACGGCGGTGGTCCGGTACACGGTGGACGGGGCGATCACCGCGAGCCCGGTCGGCCCGCAGGTGTCGTGGCCGCTGGCGCAGGGCTGGAACACCGAGCTGAAGTTCGTCCGCGCCTCGCTGGCGGCGCCCAAGATCCCGGAGGCGGTCCGCTGCGTCGCCGGCCCGAAGCCGTGCCTGGCCGCGCAGATCGACCACGTCGGCCTGACCCGGTTCAGCCACCGCAACCTCGCGCCGGGACAGCGGATGATGGTCACCGTCGAGCTGCCGCCGGGTTCGGTCCCGGCGAACGAGCGGCTCGTGCCGTCCGCGACGCTCGGCGGTGCCTTCCTGCTGACCGCGCCGGTCGCCTGGGCGTGGGTGGCGCTGGGGTTCGTGGTGCTCTGCTGGGCCGGGGTGATCGTCTTCCTGCGGCGCTGGTGGCCGTCCAGGGCGTCGGACGGCCATCCGCCCGGGTACGCGGGCACGCTCGCAGACGGCCGCGTCGACGCGATGGACGCCGCCCTGACCGTCGCCGACCTCCGCGACCGCGGGCACCTGACCGCCACGGACCGGACGCTGACCCGCAGCGAGTCCGACGAGCCGCTGCGCGAGTTCGAGCAGGTCGTGCTGGATCAGGTGTTCGCCTCGAGAGAACACGAGCGCCGCGAAGCGGCATCGTTGAGGGCGGTGGTGGGCAGGCGGGTGGGAGAACACGTACGGATCGGCGAGGTGCGGATCTACCTCGCCGAACTCGACCGGTTCGTCCGCGCCGACCTCCGGCGCGACGGCCTCCTGCGCACCCCGCGCCTGCGGCGGGCCGGGGTCCGGATCATCTTCTACGGCCTCTTCCTGACCGCGCTGCTCGCGCTGACCGTGGGATATGCCCAGCTCGGCGTGGTGCTGTCGGTCGCAGGGGCGGCGCTCGCGCTCGGCGCGGCGGCGCTCCCGGCGCGCACGGTGAAGGGCACGGCCGCGGTGCGCGGGCTCGCCGAGCGGTACCGGCCGGGCGCGGCCGACGAGTTGGTATCGGCCCTCGCCGGTCGCTCCCACCGTGACCGGGCTAACCCGTAG